The DNA segment GATCGTGAGGTTCGGCGTGAACGAGAGCACGAGAGCGAAGACCAGAAAGCCTGCGAGCGCCAGCCTGCTCGCGTTAATAACCCGCTCGTCGGATGCCTCTGCGTTGATAAATCGCTTGTACATGTCCTTTGCGATAGCCATCGAGAGCACCATCACGGTCGCGCCTGCCGTCGAGAGCGTCGCCATGATGATCCCCAGTGAAATGAGCGAGGGGAGCAACGTCCCGCCGCCGGTATTGGCGAACGACCCGATGAGATACGGAATAAGTTGCTCGGACCCCGACTCAGAGAGCCCCGGAAATATCCCGGCTCCGAGGAGACCGATCCCCCAGAGGATAGTCGCGGCGAGCAGGAAGATCGGAGCCTGAACGCGGAATGTGCTCCGGAGGTCCTTGGCGTCCTTTACGCTGAGATAGAACTGTTGGATGTGAATGTAGGTCGGGAGACCGAAGAGGATCAGGAGTACTAGTCCATACCAGTTGCTCATCGTCGACGCGCTCGGTAGCGTCAGCTTCTCGGGTGCGGTCTGCCAGACCGTGTCGATCTGACTCGTGGCTCCGCCGAAGTGGCCGACGACGACAAGCATCAAACAGAGCGCCATAAGCATGAGTACGCCCTGTACAGCCGCCGAAAGAGCCGTTCCTCTGAATCCACCGAGGCCGACGTAGACGAGAATGACTAGCCCGAACAGCACAACCACGGCCTGATACGGGATTATGCCGCCGGACGCGACCCGACCGAGATAGCCCATCGCGAAGAATTGCTCGGTGAACTGCACGAACGTCCCCCAGATCATGAACAGCAGGGTGAGAAATGCGACCCGTTTGTCGAATCGATGTTCGATGTAGTCGATCGGTGACGTGTAATTCCACTCTTTGCCCAGGTTGATAAGCGGCGGGGCGATAATGAGCGCCCCGATGATCCCGGCGATCATGAACTGTGGGTAGACAAGGAACCATGCGCCGGAACGGTAGGTTTCGGCAGAGTAGCCGAGGAAGGAGTTCCCGCTATAAGAGTCCGCGAACACTGAGAGGGCGATGACGACGAACCCAAGCGACTTGCCCGCTGAGAAGAAGTCGTCCGCGTCGGCCCCGACGTTCTGCTTCGATGAGTACCACCCAATCCCGATGATCCCGAGTAGCGCGACGACGGTGAACACGACTATTTCCCAACCCAGCGACACTTGGTCCGGGCTGGGATTCGTCTGCAAGACGGCCTGTATCAGACCGCTCACTGACGGTTCCTCACCCGGTTCGCGGTTCGTGATTCGGATTCATCCTGTCGTTTCGACGTCGGTCGGTTCATCGCATGCCCCCAGTGACCAACCATACCCCCGAACGCTTCAGTTCCTTTAATCATTATACAGTATCCCATAGTCGTTCCTCATGTTAGGGGAAAGCATACCTCTTGAACCTATTTTTGTAGGTGTTTTATATGTAGGTTAGTCCTTGGGGTCGTCGCCGTGAACACGCTCCGTTCGGTAGTATGGGCAACACCGGTTGCACCCCGCGTCGATTGGGAAAACGTAGCTTTCAGTCCCGTTCGGCGAGGTCGGTCGCCTGGTCGAGGGTCAGCGGCCCCTCCCGCTCGAGCGACGAGAGCACTTCGTCGATACGCTCATCCGTCGGCTCGCTACCGGCGCGTTCGAT comes from the Halococcus hamelinensis 100A6 genome and includes:
- a CDS encoding sodium:solute symporter family protein codes for the protein MSGLIQAVLQTNPSPDQVSLGWEIVVFTVVALLGIIGIGWYSSKQNVGADADDFFSAGKSLGFVVIALSVFADSYSGNSFLGYSAETYRSGAWFLVYPQFMIAGIIGALIIAPPLINLGKEWNYTSPIDYIEHRFDKRVAFLTLLFMIWGTFVQFTEQFFAMGYLGRVASGGIIPYQAVVVLFGLVILVYVGLGGFRGTALSAAVQGVLMLMALCLMLVVVGHFGGATSQIDTVWQTAPEKLTLPSASTMSNWYGLVLLILFGLPTYIHIQQFYLSVKDAKDLRSTFRVQAPIFLLAATILWGIGLLGAGIFPGLSESGSEQLIPYLIGSFANTGGGTLLPSLISLGIIMATLSTAGATVMVLSMAIAKDMYKRFINAEASDERVINASRLALAGFLVFALVLSFTPNLTIWAWTQLKFEFLLQATPVFIFGLYLSRVKSDFAVAGMILGCAVAVGLYVFGAGEIFGLNAGIVGFVVNSLVLVGGSYLTGETAETERARDILEYNSIEYPNGNNRKGVKYVLPGQKKSFWVGLVVVLALIVPWYAPDSWNAQAAFGLPIWTWVILGAMILETAFVLYGTMIWRERPVDERSTNTGVSRGIETED